In a single window of the Acidobacteriota bacterium genome:
- a CDS encoding baseplate J/gp47 family protein — protein sequence MIEYPQIEIRNAERFAAEAIAKVSGGLTPERVALQIEERRELLKLIEAGLNAPVCPELTNANPSSPHTVILEAIAWALDQQAYRFNRVPEQNLIAFANLFGLDRRPATAAETVLRFTVDPPADTDVTIPAETEVSTVDGRHVFQTTEAVTIPFGTPSGDVAARRTVTGRTLLSPDVLTTMIDNVAFVESVTNPNAIDDGTDLEPIPQTLERVRRYQRRGERLVSTRDLEDAIRDEALGGTGIVRAFPFVKNGEFGPQVNRLVGFTSIVVMTASGDPIDGPTRARVGQLLDQAVGNQFIYIVDPAFVTFNVAAAVRVYTGAPEGGVLTAIETNLRSFYAASKANFGRPILRSEIIAVIEGTEGVDRIVANDTDILGSPTVDTRLAEFQLPRLVEVTIDAV from the coding sequence GTGATCGAATATCCGCAGATTGAGATCAGGAATGCAGAGCGGTTCGCGGCCGAGGCGATAGCAAAGGTCTCGGGCGGCCTGACGCCGGAACGTGTCGCCCTGCAGATCGAGGAACGCCGCGAGCTGCTGAAGCTGATCGAAGCCGGCCTAAATGCTCCGGTTTGTCCGGAACTCACGAACGCGAATCCGTCGTCGCCCCATACGGTGATCCTCGAAGCGATAGCGTGGGCACTTGACCAGCAAGCGTATCGATTCAATCGCGTTCCAGAGCAAAACCTTATCGCGTTCGCTAATCTGTTCGGACTCGATCGAAGACCGGCAACAGCGGCCGAAACTGTTCTGAGATTTACAGTCGATCCGCCTGCTGATACAGACGTGACGATCCCGGCCGAAACAGAGGTCTCAACCGTTGACGGCCGTCATGTTTTTCAAACCACCGAAGCGGTTACGATCCCATTCGGAACACCGTCGGGCGACGTCGCTGCGAGGCGAACCGTCACCGGACGCACGCTGCTCTCGCCAGATGTGCTGACGACGATGATAGACAACGTCGCCTTCGTCGAATCAGTGACAAATCCGAATGCGATCGACGACGGTACGGATCTCGAGCCGATCCCGCAGACTCTCGAGAGGGTTCGTCGCTATCAGCGTCGGGGTGAACGACTGGTTTCGACGCGAGACCTCGAGGACGCGATCCGCGATGAGGCTCTCGGGGGCACAGGTATCGTTCGGGCTTTTCCGTTCGTTAAGAATGGCGAGTTCGGCCCGCAGGTCAACAGGCTTGTTGGATTTACATCAATCGTGGTCATGACGGCCAGCGGCGATCCGATCGATGGCCCGACGCGTGCACGCGTCGGCCAGCTACTGGATCAGGCCGTCGGCAATCAGTTCATCTATATCGTCGATCCGGCGTTCGTAACTTTTAATGTGGCTGCGGCGGTTCGCGTTTATACGGGAGCACCAGAAGGCGGTGTGTTGACGGCGATCGAGACGAACTTACGCAGTTTCTACGCGGCATCTAAAGCAAATTTTGGCCGCCCGATCCTGCGCAGCGAGATCATTGCAGTAATTGAGGGGACGGAAGGCGTCGATCGGATCGTCGCAAACGACACCGACATACTCGGTTCGCCGACGGTCGATACGCGGCTAGCGGAATTTCAGCTGCCGCGGCTTGTGGAGGTGACGATCGATGCCGTTTGA
- a CDS encoding phage tail tape measure protein, with the protein MAGEALQLAILLTLKDAASGGLDRFGSRLRDLGKDGEKFHSEFAKIRRDLNRGLAIGAAGITGLKVLKDGVQTAADFQSAMTDLRTTFSQLGADGRVNLNQLGQDMLKAEAIALDLGNRLPGNTQDFVEMMQVLKQNGLEAETIFRGAGKAVGELAVANKSLPKDVAKDFAQFGQLFRLKPEEYERAADVFSRLFTSTGIGSAELIEASKYFQGRTGSAIGISGLKDAEEITRLFGLMRKQGMEGSMAGTAMDNFFVQYLGEKKKMQEVSQKFGIQLEFFDEKGKFKGVENLFRELEPLQKLSDKEQAQALQAIFGQRGMAAASMMVKSGLEGWKQFNAEQDKTIGLNEKNAEIAKNYNNQMEALTGTLTNLKVAIFEPMIPGATAAVEKANEIVSVMQEFTKTHPDIAKYAVTTLAVGSAAMIAYSGIKMLTTGVRLLRIASAVSRSEGLVGMLSSTNAAAPAATKNVAGFTSQVDTASKKAAGLRKNLLSLNNVFKAILVVEAVGFTWNQIENLRNVLNENLKMERGLDDVGKQSLRAYQGQPASQKDPTAEARSMLSLLQQGNAEFEKALDPKRRTWADSYRKFFASIMGETVSAPLYKKKLDPVELELGKRRTEQYSRQNPDMGFAKAMRLGYGEVAGAKFLRERAPSLSDPEVMRSFRRDVIPTLNLSNEKEQHVDQMLKIAFPESFSASLSGMSTSADSFAQALSSLQQPMAGTAELFSGLPQLMTDATGSFQALLPPTNDTAGAFDRIVPPAGKLPGAFNNIFSSATSASTALNLLGSKFSSWQMPAPQSISPAGQTTGSTPSTGVPSIFSPPGFAVGGTVTRSGLAFIHANEDIVPAKAKPYREANARPIVVNAPVTVNVNGGDKQAVLDIRRELYAHAKDIERIVAKAAGEGRNRA; encoded by the coding sequence ATGGCAGGCGAAGCATTACAACTGGCAATCCTTTTAACGCTAAAGGACGCAGCGTCAGGCGGGCTCGACCGCTTTGGATCCAGATTGCGTGATCTTGGTAAAGACGGTGAGAAATTCCATTCCGAATTCGCGAAGATACGACGCGACCTTAATCGCGGATTAGCCATCGGCGCGGCCGGTATCACAGGACTGAAAGTGCTTAAGGACGGAGTTCAAACCGCTGCTGATTTTCAATCGGCGATGACGGATCTGCGGACCACCTTTTCACAACTAGGTGCTGACGGTCGGGTTAATCTGAATCAACTCGGCCAGGACATGCTCAAGGCTGAAGCTATTGCTCTCGACCTTGGAAATCGCTTGCCAGGTAACACGCAGGATTTCGTCGAGATGATGCAGGTGTTAAAGCAGAACGGGCTGGAGGCAGAAACGATCTTTCGCGGTGCCGGGAAAGCAGTAGGCGAACTGGCTGTAGCAAATAAGTCCTTACCCAAAGATGTTGCCAAAGACTTCGCACAGTTCGGGCAGCTCTTCCGTTTGAAGCCCGAAGAGTATGAACGAGCGGCCGATGTTTTCTCGCGGCTGTTTACGTCAACAGGAATCGGCTCCGCCGAGTTGATCGAGGCGTCGAAATATTTCCAAGGCCGCACCGGTTCGGCGATCGGCATCTCTGGTCTAAAGGATGCCGAGGAGATCACCAGGCTCTTCGGTCTAATGCGCAAGCAAGGCATGGAAGGGTCGATGGCGGGCACCGCTATGGACAATTTTTTTGTCCAGTATTTGGGTGAGAAAAAGAAGATGCAGGAGGTCTCGCAAAAGTTCGGTATACAGCTCGAATTTTTTGACGAGAAAGGCAAATTCAAAGGTGTTGAAAATCTATTCCGAGAGCTCGAACCACTGCAAAAGCTGTCAGATAAGGAACAGGCACAGGCTCTCCAGGCGATCTTCGGTCAACGTGGCATGGCTGCCGCATCGATGATGGTCAAGTCGGGTTTAGAGGGATGGAAGCAATTCAATGCCGAGCAGGACAAGACGATCGGTCTGAATGAGAAAAATGCCGAGATCGCCAAAAACTACAACAACCAGATGGAGGCGTTGACCGGCACGTTGACCAACCTAAAGGTTGCGATCTTTGAGCCTATGATCCCCGGTGCAACGGCGGCGGTTGAAAAAGCCAATGAGATCGTTAGCGTAATGCAGGAGTTTACGAAAACCCACCCGGACATCGCCAAGTACGCGGTCACAACACTCGCGGTCGGTTCGGCGGCAATGATCGCATATTCAGGTATCAAGATGCTCACAACGGGCGTTCGATTGTTGAGGATCGCGTCTGCCGTTTCCCGTAGTGAGGGGCTCGTCGGGATGTTGAGCTCGACAAATGCCGCAGCTCCGGCCGCTACGAAAAATGTTGCAGGATTCACCAGCCAGGTTGACACCGCCAGTAAAAAAGCAGCTGGGCTGCGAAAGAACCTCTTGTCACTTAATAACGTCTTCAAGGCGATCCTTGTTGTCGAGGCGGTCGGTTTCACGTGGAATCAGATCGAAAATCTGCGGAATGTGCTAAACGAGAATCTGAAAATGGAGCGGGGTCTCGACGATGTCGGCAAACAGTCGCTTAGGGCATATCAGGGGCAGCCTGCCTCGCAAAAGGATCCAACGGCCGAGGCTCGGTCGATGTTGTCGTTACTACAGCAGGGAAACGCAGAGTTTGAAAAGGCCTTGGACCCGAAACGCCGTACGTGGGCAGATTCATACCGGAAATTTTTTGCGTCGATCATGGGTGAGACGGTCTCGGCCCCGTTGTATAAGAAGAAGCTGGATCCAGTGGAACTCGAGCTGGGCAAACGGCGGACGGAACAGTATTCTCGACAGAACCCGGACATGGGATTCGCGAAGGCAATGAGGCTCGGGTACGGAGAGGTTGCTGGAGCAAAGTTTTTGAGAGAGAGAGCTCCATCGCTGAGTGATCCTGAAGTGATGCGATCATTCCGACGCGACGTGATCCCCACGCTAAACCTTTCGAATGAAAAAGAGCAGCACGTCGATCAAATGCTCAAAATCGCATTTCCTGAGAGCTTTTCAGCCTCACTATCCGGGATGTCCACGTCGGCTGATAGTTTTGCGCAGGCTCTCTCATCGCTGCAGCAGCCAATGGCAGGGACGGCTGAGCTTTTTTCGGGACTTCCACAACTGATGACCGACGCGACAGGGAGCTTTCAGGCTCTACTACCTCCGACGAACGACACCGCGGGCGCATTTGATCGGATCGTACCGCCAGCGGGCAAGCTGCCGGGGGCATTTAACAATATTTTCAGTTCCGCGACAAGCGCATCTACAGCTTTGAACCTATTAGGTTCAAAGTTTAGCAGTTGGCAGATGCCAGCTCCGCAATCTATCTCGCCAGCCGGACAAACAACCGGCTCGACGCCGTCAACAGGCGTTCCATCCATATTTTCGCCCCCCGGATTTGCTGTCGGCGGAACTGTCACACGATCAGGTCTGGCATTTATCCACGCGAATGAGGATATTGTCCCCGCAAAGGCGAAACCGTATCGCGAGGCGAATGCCCGACCGATCGTGGTCAATGCACCAGTTACTGTGAATGTCAATGGCGGTGACAAACAAGCAGTTTTAGATATCCGACGCGAGCTTTATGCCCATGCGAAGGATATCGAACGGATCGTTGCAAAGGCCGCTGGCGAAGGGAGGAATCGGGCATGA
- a CDS encoding DUF1834 family protein: MDPGDFEFFAGGIEDGILEILRPAMTPQPLGVRNLTTYSGELDADNLKKAIASLPSVFPMVMVSYADGEDSLFAKSSPILGRPRVYRHECTFVVICADNNPHGERARRRSKVYSMIAAVRRELTDRRLKTIVDDDEVLLTTEPLTPVANEYVMRMPNITAYAVVFQTAFNWESEDRTADGVDVTDLLVGVDSLNEATTNAGDLPGVEVSVGEP, from the coding sequence ATGGATCCAGGCGATTTTGAATTCTTTGCAGGCGGGATCGAGGACGGGATCTTAGAAATCTTAAGACCCGCAATGACGCCACAGCCACTTGGTGTCAGAAATTTGACAACCTATTCAGGCGAACTCGACGCGGACAACCTGAAAAAGGCGATCGCATCGCTGCCGTCGGTCTTTCCAATGGTGATGGTGTCGTATGCCGACGGTGAGGACTCGCTCTTTGCCAAGTCGTCTCCGATTCTAGGGCGGCCGCGAGTTTACCGGCACGAGTGCACATTCGTCGTGATCTGCGCGGACAACAACCCGCACGGTGAGCGGGCAAGACGCCGGTCGAAGGTCTATTCGATGATCGCTGCCGTGAGACGAGAGCTGACCGATCGTCGTTTGAAAACGATCGTCGATGACGACGAAGTGCTTTTGACAACCGAACCTCTGACGCCGGTTGCAAACGAGTACGTGATGCGAATGCCGAATATCACCGCCTATGCGGTGGTGTTCCAAACGGCATTCAATTGGGAATCAGAGGATCGGACGGCTGATGGGGTCGATGTGACCGACCTGCTGGTCGGGGTTGACAGTTTGAATGAAGCGACGACGAACGCAGGCGATCTGCCCGGCGTCGAGGTAAGCGTAGGAGAGCCATGA
- a CDS encoding AAA family ATPase gives MAADDFKLDSGVKAVGDEELRQWLAEYVEGHPNLTTSELSRSDHIGMSKTALDAYIGGTYFLQKSAGGHGVDPKNSKLESKLRAYRDRVEGTVRHGYKNSFIETRSWQQFRHACKTAIEESVIVVVWAKPGVGKSRCMLEFSNESMKTRPIDILCSANITTRYFVQKIARELGLNDWHPTAKLEDMISEKLKRNPRPLFVDQANYLNEKALGTICYVWERARIPIVLIGTKDLFELFTRSSMTEDVRVQLSSRVAMHYPLMELSIEEVKTIVVHVLGERATPSVIGHIHQSTGGNHRHLDMIMPRLVQMIERNEEGLNNGAVSMEQLIDKAASRLMVG, from the coding sequence ATGGCAGCAGACGATTTCAAATTAGACAGTGGCGTGAAGGCCGTTGGCGACGAAGAGCTTCGTCAATGGCTGGCCGAGTATGTCGAGGGACACCCGAATCTTACAACGTCAGAACTCTCACGGTCGGACCATATCGGGATGTCAAAGACAGCTCTCGATGCGTATATAGGGGGGACATACTTCCTTCAAAAGTCCGCAGGGGGGCACGGTGTGGATCCAAAAAACTCAAAGCTCGAATCAAAGCTCCGAGCATACCGTGATCGCGTCGAGGGCACCGTCCGGCATGGGTACAAAAACTCATTTATAGAAACGCGAAGCTGGCAGCAGTTTCGTCACGCGTGCAAGACAGCGATCGAGGAGAGCGTGATTGTCGTTGTTTGGGCAAAGCCCGGCGTTGGCAAGTCCAGATGTATGCTCGAATTCTCTAACGAGTCGATGAAGACGAGGCCGATCGACATACTTTGTTCGGCCAATATTACCACTCGGTACTTCGTTCAAAAAATCGCCCGAGAACTTGGGTTAAACGACTGGCATCCGACCGCCAAGCTGGAAGACATGATCTCGGAGAAGCTGAAGCGGAATCCGAGGCCGTTATTTGTAGACCAGGCGAACTATCTCAACGAGAAGGCACTCGGTACGATCTGCTATGTCTGGGAACGGGCTCGGATCCCGATCGTGCTGATCGGCACAAAGGACCTTTTCGAACTATTCACACGGTCGAGCATGACGGAGGACGTCCGGGTGCAGCTTTCCAGCCGCGTCGCAATGCACTATCCGCTTATGGAGCTGTCGATCGAAGAGGTGAAAACGATCGTGGTCCACGTTCTGGGCGAGAGGGCAACGCCATCCGTGATAGGACACATTCATCAATCGACCGGCGGAAATCACCGGCATTTGGACATGATAATGCCGCGGCTGGTGCAAATGATCGAGCGGAACGAGGAGGGACTGAACAACGGAGCGGTCTCGATGGAACAACTGATCGACAAGGCGGCGAGCCGCCTGATGGTCGGCTAA
- a CDS encoding phage tail sheath family protein: protein MSLVIESTKPGVTAVVNQGQVARPFTRQPSSTAFAIGFAPWGPVGVRKLVTSWSEFLRTYGGFHALGWIAELAYVYFNLFGGKQMMLVRAAGSSAVVSTVTRNNRAGTPAATFKFDAKYPSSTVDISVTVVDTSDTDRCDISISSDALGIVETYKGADLRDNSERTAINSASRLVNISLVAETVSGPTGRPAAGTFALTGGTDDTSDYDLEDLADYLSQFADENLGGGQVLIPGQYDPANVAALTAHAEQYNRLAILDHELAADYQDVAADMNDTPSSHAAAYFPWVEMPPMAGQDRKFFPPSIFAAGVCARVDRTIGTHKAPANIKVPNAIDVERNVDGTSVINDGVREFLNGKNINVIAPVEGEGIKIYGARVLAEAGETRIKFVHERRMLNLIYYTAKIGYRWAVFAVVDGAGRLFRDLRASGQNFLRSLWQSGGLYGRTEEEAFIVVADETNNPPEDLAEGRVHVQIGVKLSPTAEQIFVNIDNVPLGQDLNILTGGDA, encoded by the coding sequence ATGAGTTTAGTAATCGAATCAACAAAGCCCGGTGTAACAGCCGTTGTGAACCAGGGGCAGGTTGCCCGCCCGTTTACTCGACAGCCGAGCTCGACGGCATTCGCGATCGGATTCGCACCGTGGGGACCCGTCGGCGTACGCAAGCTGGTCACGTCGTGGTCTGAATTTCTGCGGACGTATGGCGGCTTTCACGCCCTCGGCTGGATCGCCGAGCTTGCCTATGTCTATTTCAACCTTTTCGGCGGCAAGCAGATGATGCTCGTCCGTGCGGCAGGATCGAGTGCGGTTGTTTCGACGGTCACGCGAAACAACCGAGCAGGCACGCCGGCGGCCACGTTCAAGTTTGACGCGAAATATCCGTCATCGACGGTCGATATATCGGTCACGGTTGTAGACACGTCGGATACCGACCGCTGCGATATCTCGATATCGAGTGACGCTCTAGGGATCGTTGAAACGTATAAGGGAGCGGATCTGCGTGACAACTCAGAGCGAACCGCGATCAACTCGGCGTCGAGATTGGTCAATATTTCGCTTGTGGCGGAAACTGTGTCGGGGCCGACCGGAAGACCGGCAGCGGGGACGTTCGCACTGACGGGCGGCACGGACGATACGAGCGATTATGATCTCGAAGATTTGGCTGATTATCTAAGTCAATTTGCCGATGAGAATCTCGGCGGCGGCCAGGTGCTGATCCCCGGTCAGTATGATCCGGCGAACGTTGCGGCTCTGACCGCACACGCCGAGCAGTACAATCGCCTGGCGATACTCGACCACGAATTGGCAGCGGATTATCAGGACGTCGCCGCCGACATGAACGACACACCGTCGAGCCACGCGGCCGCATATTTCCCGTGGGTGGAGATGCCGCCAATGGCCGGACAGGATCGAAAGTTCTTTCCGCCGTCGATCTTTGCGGCCGGTGTTTGTGCAAGGGTGGACCGCACGATCGGCACGCACAAGGCACCGGCGAACATCAAAGTGCCGAACGCGATCGACGTTGAGAGGAACGTGGACGGCACTTCGGTGATCAATGACGGTGTCCGCGAATTTCTCAACGGCAAGAACATAAATGTGATCGCTCCGGTCGAGGGCGAGGGCATCAAGATTTATGGTGCCCGCGTGTTGGCTGAGGCCGGCGAGACGCGTATCAAATTCGTCCACGAGCGACGAATGCTAAACCTGATCTATTACACGGCCAAGATCGGCTATCGCTGGGCGGTTTTTGCCGTTGTTGACGGAGCCGGACGGCTGTTCCGAGATCTACGTGCGTCGGGGCAGAATTTCCTGCGGTCGCTCTGGCAGTCCGGCGGGCTTTACGGCCGGACCGAGGAAGAGGCGTTCATCGTCGTCGCGGATGAGACAAACAATCCGCCGGAAGATCTCGCAGAGGGCCGCGTCCACGTTCAGATCGGCGTCAAGCTCTCGCCAACCGCCGAGCAAATATTCGTCAACATCGACAATGTCCCGCTCGGTCAGGATCTGAACATACTCACAGGAGGTGATGCGTAA
- a CDS encoding DUF1320 domain-containing protein, translating to MAYIGIDDLLDELGENTLVQLTDDEGTGEINETRVLRAIEYASGMFDSYARSRYALPVASTPLVKATNLDLAVFHLYKSRSDLPEGVYVVKKNAHDEAIKTLKDIGCGKAALDVAAIDETPTNPDNKDQILTNASSTRFTDERLRSY from the coding sequence ATGGCCTACATCGGTATCGATGATCTGTTGGACGAACTGGGCGAGAACACTCTCGTCCAGCTCACCGACGACGAGGGAACGGGAGAGATCAATGAAACGCGCGTTCTAAGGGCGATCGAATACGCCTCTGGTATGTTCGACTCCTACGCGCGCTCCCGTTATGCACTGCCGGTCGCATCGACACCGCTAGTCAAAGCAACGAACCTCGACCTAGCTGTCTTTCATTTATACAAGTCGCGATCTGATCTCCCCGAGGGAGTTTACGTCGTCAAGAAGAACGCTCACGACGAGGCGATCAAAACATTGAAAGATATTGGCTGCGGTAAGGCGGCATTAGACGTGGCCGCGATCGACGAGACGCCGACGAACCCGGACAACAAGGATCAGATACTGACAAACGCATCATCGACGAGGTTCACTGATGAGCGATTGAGGTCATATTGA
- a CDS encoding phage virion morphogenesis protein has product MNGIEGIDRAFKRISRISQNISRDAEKPLKASGVYMLGSIERNFKASGRPTKWKALSEKTLARRKKGKGRGGSKILIDTAQMKNSMAVKVRTTEVQIGTNAIQAKRQHFGYPGGAGRGRSKTPARPFVMIQDEDHDAIAKIFSRHIRR; this is encoded by the coding sequence ATGAACGGAATCGAAGGCATCGATAGAGCATTCAAACGGATCTCGCGGATCTCGCAGAACATTTCGCGAGATGCCGAGAAGCCGCTGAAAGCGTCAGGTGTCTACATGCTCGGTTCGATCGAGCGAAACTTCAAAGCATCGGGCCGTCCGACGAAATGGAAGGCACTCAGCGAAAAGACGCTGGCTCGCCGCAAGAAAGGTAAAGGCCGCGGTGGTTCGAAAATTCTGATCGATACGGCTCAAATGAAAAATTCGATGGCGGTCAAGGTGAGAACAACCGAGGTCCAAATCGGCACAAACGCGATCCAGGCGAAACGCCAGCATTTTGGATATCCGGGCGGTGCGGGCCGCGGTCGATCGAAAACGCCAGCGAGGCCGTTCGTGATGATCCAGGACGAGGACCACGATGCAATAGCAAAGATCTTCAGCCGGCACATCCGGCGGTGA
- a CDS encoding phage tail protein: MARGTHSGHFLVEMDGVSVIEATEVTGLKKVHEPVEIKTGNRAMPTYARGKSKAEPITLKHAFALNRSGREIFQYFNAYCAGLLTEKRSFRVIQLNEDGFSTHGVYELIDCVPKEFAIEGNKADGSDAAYYTVVLQPTDMFIDTDG; this comes from the coding sequence ATGGCAAGAGGAACACACTCAGGACATTTTTTGGTTGAAATGGACGGTGTCTCGGTGATCGAGGCTACGGAGGTCACAGGACTCAAAAAGGTGCACGAGCCCGTCGAGATTAAAACGGGAAACCGTGCGATGCCGACATACGCTCGCGGCAAGTCGAAGGCCGAGCCGATCACTCTAAAACACGCATTTGCCCTCAACCGATCCGGCCGCGAGATCTTTCAGTATTTCAACGCGTACTGCGCAGGACTGCTGACAGAGAAGCGATCGTTTCGTGTCATCCAACTCAACGAGGACGGATTCTCGACGCACGGCGTTTATGAACTGATCGACTGCGTGCCGAAAGAGTTCGCGATCGAGGGTAACAAGGCAGACGGCAGCGACGCAGCGTACTATACGGTCGTGCTGCAGCCGACGGATATGTTCATCGACACGGACGGTTAA
- a CDS encoding major capsid protein: MLTLTFPTNAELNEVVQAFQDDPSQHIGAGILPINTSMAQKVRWDERDHDRGLTAPHVMGTDPKTDTRQGHKTYEYEPIPFKETDLLKESEILRSRELGTLAGTLDLSSEIARIARDRFNKTMARIEKLRWDTLKGAIAIDENGVKVNETFAVQTHSPLVDWDTLATAKPLADFNALKLKFRKTGATAAGAKAYMNQVTANWLLENQNAADLKGFQNQNFAHLPYSVEEMNKILAVRGLPEIVVYDGGYVNENDTFVPFLADAEVIVIGKRPAGQNVGDFMSTPSLHNSANGQPAPGYFSIIEVNGQPSEAVGSVSMGQLGSAKNPKVEITGGIYGGTRLLYPKSVIKFLVS; encoded by the coding sequence ATGTTGACACTCACTTTTCCAACCAACGCCGAGCTCAATGAGGTTGTTCAGGCCTTTCAGGACGATCCGAGCCAGCATATCGGGGCAGGAATTCTGCCTATAAACACATCGATGGCGCAAAAGGTGCGCTGGGATGAACGTGATCACGATCGCGGACTGACCGCTCCGCACGTAATGGGTACGGATCCGAAAACAGACACTCGCCAGGGTCACAAGACTTACGAGTATGAACCGATCCCATTCAAGGAGACGGATCTGCTCAAAGAAAGCGAGATTCTGCGATCACGCGAGCTCGGCACCCTTGCCGGCACACTGGATCTGTCGAGCGAGATCGCACGAATCGCACGCGATCGTTTTAACAAAACGATGGCGAGGATCGAGAAGCTCCGCTGGGATACTCTCAAAGGTGCGATCGCGATAGACGAGAACGGCGTCAAGGTCAACGAGACGTTTGCGGTCCAAACGCACTCGCCGCTCGTTGATTGGGACACGTTGGCAACCGCAAAGCCGCTTGCGGATTTCAATGCCCTCAAACTGAAATTCCGTAAGACCGGTGCGACGGCTGCCGGTGCGAAAGCCTACATGAATCAGGTCACGGCGAACTGGCTGCTCGAGAACCAAAACGCAGCTGATCTGAAAGGGTTTCAAAATCAGAACTTCGCTCACCTTCCGTATTCGGTCGAGGAGATGAACAAGATCCTGGCAGTCCGCGGACTGCCGGAGATCGTCGTTTATGATGGCGGGTATGTCAACGAAAACGACACATTCGTTCCGTTCCTCGCCGACGCTGAGGTGATCGTAATCGGCAAACGCCCGGCCGGTCAGAACGTCGGGGATTTCATGTCAACGCCGTCGCTTCACAATAGTGCAAATGGTCAACCGGCTCCGGGCTATTTCTCGATCATCGAGGTGAACGGACAGCCTAGCGAGGCGGTCGGAAGCGTGTCGATGGGTCAACTAGGATCGGCGAAGAATCCAAAGGTCGAGATCACCGGCGGCATCTACGGCGGGACGCGGCTGCTCTATCCGAAGTCGGTGATCAAATTCTTGGTCTCATAA
- a CDS encoding LysM peptidoglycan-binding domain-containing protein → MRSISPYERYGDARPESEAALTIHTVIAGETLSMLADRYYADWRRWRLIADRNQIQDPRKIEPGTQLIVPRLPLERGRYESL, encoded by the coding sequence ATGAGATCGATCAGCCCATATGAAAGATACGGTGATGCCCGCCCGGAAAGCGAGGCTGCGTTGACGATCCATACGGTGATCGCCGGTGAAACTCTCTCGATGTTGGCCGACCGGTATTACGCCGACTGGCGTCGGTGGCGGCTCATCGCCGACAGGAATCAGATCCAAGATCCGCGAAAGATCGAGCCGGGCACTCAGCTGATCGTTCCGAGACTACCACTCGAACGCGGACGTTACGAAAGTTTATGA
- a CDS encoding GPW/gp25 family protein, giving the protein MNLHGAAIDFPFRTDSRGTCVTTDERPSVIAQAIADIIETRRGERVMLPDYGIRDLVFAVQDASFVQRLAYEIEAQVRRYVPLVRNLSVKAATDEDGRAIVDIGYTEVGEIQAPRNMVYPIWQLVEGV; this is encoded by the coding sequence ATGAACCTGCACGGAGCAGCCATAGATTTCCCATTTCGGACCGACTCACGCGGAACCTGTGTGACGACGGACGAGCGGCCTAGCGTGATCGCTCAGGCGATCGCGGACATCATCGAGACGCGTCGCGGCGAACGCGTGATGTTGCCGGACTATGGCATTCGCGATCTTGTTTTTGCGGTACAGGATGCATCGTTTGTACAGCGGCTAGCCTACGAGATCGAAGCGCAGGTAAGGCGATATGTGCCACTCGTTAGGAATCTATCGGTCAAGGCCGCGACCGACGAGGATGGCCGGGCGATCGTTGACATTGGATATACCGAAGTTGGCGAGATTCAGGCTCCTCGAAACATGGTCTATCCGATCTGGCAGCTGGTCGAGGGAGTATGA